The following are encoded together in the Bombus affinis isolate iyBomAffi1 chromosome 6, iyBomAffi1.2, whole genome shotgun sequence genome:
- the LOC126917231 gene encoding catenin delta-2 isoform X7, with product MPQYTGQSDADYHGSNGQADTHSLHSSHLSVQEDPLLIRSHKQQTTQQVTNVSKVVREVSHMEPDPGAVSYMSVPLMSQDYQHADRRYPADSYMVGFEHYEPYLGYPPQPGYPGPHGIYMPRSHSPHSPHSPSEHSRASPPHEYLRKAAPYVEGGYNDIDPGLNPALQDHYRITPSPGGPGDQYDQISNSWNMDDSGEPSQHPHDENKVAYGYVSPSPYGPVGYGPGVGVGPVAVPSDVPGYDEGHPVPLTSGVPPGMFDDEVHLQRLQSRHPVVPGMASPLDDDQKSMRWRDPNLSEVIGFLSNPNNIIKANAAAYLQHLCYMDDPNKQKTRSLGGIPPLVQLLDHDNPDVYRNACGALRNLSYGRQNDENKRAIKNAGGVPALINLLRRTSDADVKELVTGVLWNLSSCEDLKKSIIDDGVTMVVNNIIIPHSGWDPSSSSGETCWSTVFRNASGVLRNVSSAGEYARKKLRECEGLVDALLYVVRSAIEKSNIGNKIVENCVCILRNLSYRCQEVEDPNYDKHPIQSTVQNRVAAPVKAYSLCQGENLGCFGGSKKKKDGQPVQKETTASRTTSPRTEPVRGMELLWQPEVVQSYLKLLQTCSNPETLEAAAGALQNLAACYWQPSIEIRAAVRKEKGLPILVELLRMEVDRVVCAVATALRNLAIDQRNKELIGKYAMRDLIQKLPSGNNQHDQGTSDDTIAAVLATLNEVIKKNAEFSRSLLDAGGVDRLMNITRQRQKYTPRVLKFAGQVLFTMWQHQELRDVYKKHGWKEQDFVTKTVAARNSGPNSPNNANSYDCSTLNRPMASQGSTRYEDRTIQRANMNSNNVGRPTIYQPQPKPGEPLYAQVNLEKKKKRQYELGVGQAQGQGPVVGSGVGVAAGAPTAGQWVADGVGVPDGSAASATVNVPPNSTAASAGDSWV from the exons ATGCCGCAATACAC CGGACAGAGTGATGCAGATTACCACGGAAGTAACGGCCAGGCGGACACCCATTCGTTGCATTCGTCTCATTTGTCTGTCCAAGAGGATCCATTACTTATCCGCAGCCATAAGCAGCAAACTACTCAACAA GTGACAAACGTGTCGAAGGTTGTTCGCGAGGTATCACACATGGAGCCAGATCCAGGCGCAGTGAGTTACATGTCAGTTCCATTGATGTCTCAGGATTATCAGCACGCGGACCGACGATACCCGGCGGACTCGTACATGGTCGGTTTTGAACATTACGAGCCGTACCTCGGCTATCCGCCACAGCCAGGGTATCCGGGTCCGCATGGTATCTACATGCCACGCTCGCATTCTCCTCACAGTCCTCATAGTCCTTCTGAGCATAGTCGTGCCTCGCCTCCGCATG aATACCTACGTAAGGCGGCGCCATATGTGGAAGGCGGTTACAACGACATCGATCCAGGTTTGAACCCCGCGTTGCAAGATCATTATCGTATTACTCCTAGTCCTGGTGGTCCCGGAGATCAATATG ATCAAATCAGCAACTCTTGGAATATGGATGACTCTGGCGAACCCTCTCAGCATCCTCATG ACGAGAATAAAGTGGCTTACGGTTACGTGTCTCCGTCCCCTTATGGACCTGTTGGATACGGCCCTGGCGTCGGGGTAGGTCCAGTCGCAGTTCCTAGCGATGTGCCCGGTTACGACGAAGGCCATCCGGTCCCACTCACCTCTGGAGTTCCCCCGGGAATGTTTGACGACGAGGTTCATCTTCAACGGCTACAATCTCGACATCCGGTGGTGCCCGGCATGGCTAGTCCATTGGACGATGATCAGAAGTCCATGAGATGGCGAGATCCGAACTTGTCGGAGGTGATCGGCTTCCTGAGTAATCCGAACAACATCATCAAGGCGAACGCTGCCGCGTATCTGCAGCATCTATGCTACATGGACGATCCAAATAAGCAGAAGACGCGAAGTCTAGGTGGAATACCACCGTTAGTGCAATTATTGGATCACGATAATCCAGACGTGTATAGGAATGCATGTGGCGCGCTGCGGAATTTGTCTTACGGCAGACAGAATGACGAAAACAAGAGGGCTATCAAGAACGCCGGCGGTGTTCCGGCCTTGATCAATTTATTACGTAGGACATCTGACGCGGACGTGAAGGAACTGGTGACGGGGGTTCTTTGGAATTTATCCTCGTGCGAG GACCTTAAGAAATCCATCATCGATGATGGCGTAACGATGGTGGTGAACAACATAATTATCCCGCACAGTGGTTGGGATCCAAGCTCTTCCAGTGGCGAGACATGCTGGTCGACCGTGTTCAGAAATGCATCTGGCGTCTTAAGAAACGTCTCTAGCGCTGGCGAGTATGCGAGGAAGAAACTGCGCGAGTGCGAAGGTTTGGTCGACGCTCTTCTTTACGTAGTACGATCCGCCATCGAGAAGTCGAATATCGGGAACAAGATCGTAGAGAACTGTGTGTGTATTCTGCGGAACCTGAGTTATCGGTGTCAGGAGGTGGAGGACCCAAACTACGACAAACATCCGATTCAGTCGACCGTTCAGAACAGGGTAGCTGCTCCAGTCAAAG CATACAGTTTATGTCAAG GTGAAAATTTGGGTTGCTTTGGCGGcagcaagaagaagaaggatgGTCAACCAGTGCAAAAGGAAACGACCGCATCTCGCACTACCAGCCCTAGAACGGAACCCGTCAGAGGAATGGAGCTACTCTGGCAACCAGAAGTAGTACAGTCTTATTTGAAATTGCTGCAGACATGTTCAAATCCGGAGACTCTCGAGGCGGCGGCTGGAGCGCTTCAGAACCTCGCAGCCTGCTACTGGCAGCCAAGTATTGAAATTCGCGCGGCTGTGAGGAAGGAGAAGGGACTTCCCATTTTGGTGGAGTTGTTGCGGATGGAG GTGGACCGCGTAGTCTGTGCTGTGGCCACAGCTCTAAGAAATCTAGCGATAGACCAGCGTAACAAGGAGCTGATCGGAAAATACGCGATGCGTGATCTCATTCAGAAGTTACCTTCAGGAAATAACCAGCATGATCAAGGAACAAGTGACGACACAATCGCCGCCGTTCTCGCCACATTGAACGAGGTGATCAAGAAAAACGCCGAGTTCTCGCGATCTCTGTTGGATGCTGGCGGTGTCGACAGATTGATGAACATTACTAGGCAACGTCAGAAATACACGCCTCGTGTTCTTAAATTTGCAG GACAAGTTTTGTTCACAATGTGGCAGCACCAAGAGCTGAGAGACGTTTACAAGAAGCACGGCTGGAAAGAGCAAGATTTCGTCACGAAAACGGTGGCAGCGCGGAATTCAGGGCCTAATTCACCTAACAATGCCAATAG CTATGATTGTAGCACCCTAAACCGACCGATGGCGAGTCAAGGGAGCACCAGATACGAGGACAGAACGATTCAGAGAGCGAACATGAATTCGAATAACGTCGGTCGACCCACTATATATCAGCCT CAACCGAAACCCGGTGAGCCGCTCTACGCGCAAGTTAACttggagaagaaaaagaagcggCAGTATGAGCTGGGGGTGGGCCAGGCGCAGGGTCAGGGCCCGGTCGTCGGCTCGGGAGTGGGCGTCGCGGCCGGTGCACCTACGGCTGGTCAGTGGGTAGCCGATGGTGTTGGTGTTCCCGATGGCTCGGCCGCCAGCGCAACGGTAAACGTTCCACCGAATTCGACTGCCGCCTCAGCCGGCGATTCCTGGGTATAA